One window from the genome of Plasmodium berghei ANKA genome assembly, chromosome: 3 encodes:
- a CDS encoding fam-a protein: MNKFYIQIILFFLTISLYVNNKTLATEPSPGRSTTPESTYQCLTSEEIYEKNKHLLCTDPEETVKADEVMKEAVSQLVYHATSIDDYELFDTNPSGNTFFYKKRHKKLTNVLKIKYAIYGSDQYNELINELWDPDNVVFINTGSIKIVRVYNPNLVMVQQRYKNPFSSVHKYFYALSAKFEVSKNKTVLVMASADINDHNLSTEPYQNTIVESANLFKTDIDSEDDIRKGKLKKTFINIAGYLIEKKDGYSDITYIESVSCHAPISLKRMIRKYLYCFLPHK, encoded by the exons ATGAATAAgttttatattcaaattattttattttttttaaccaTCTCCCTATAtgtgaataataaaaccCTTGCAACTGAACCCTCTCCAGGAAGATCTACAACACCCGAATCAACATATCAATGTCTTAC TTCAgaagaaatatatgaaaaaaataagcacTTATTATGTACCGATCCAGAAGAAACTGTAAAAGCAGATGAAGTTATGAAAGAAGCTGTATCGCAATTAGTATATCATGCTACAAGTATAGATGATTATGAATTATTTGATACAAATCCTAGTGgtaatacatttttttataaaaaaagacatAAAAAACTTACAAATGTtctaaaaattaaatatgcaATTTATGGTTCCGACCAG TATAATGAACTAATAAACGAGTTATGGGATCCAGATAATGTcgtttttataaatactGGCTCTATTAAAA ttgTCCGTGTGTACAATCCAAATTTAGTAATGGTACAACAGCGTTACAAAAATCCGTTTTCGTCcgttcataaatatttttatgcttTATCTGCAAAATTTGAA GTATCAAAAAACAAGACTGTATTAGTCATGGCTTCAGCAGATATAAATGATCACAACCTTTCCACTGAACCATATCAAAACACAATAGTAGAAAGCGCAAACTTATTCAAAACTGACATTGATTCTGAAGATGATATTAGAAAAGgaaagttaaaaaaaacgttTATTAACATAGCTGGATATCtcattgaaaaaaaagacgGCTATTCTGATATCACCTACATCGAATCT GTTAGTTGCCATGCTCCCATTTCCCTAAAACGTATGattagaaaatatttatattgttttctacctcataaataa